The stretch of DNA CAGGATCGCTCAAAACGGGTGGCTCTGGGGTTAGAAACTGCTCGCGCACGGGGGTGCCCACCACGATGGTTTTCGCCCTGGGCAGGCGATCGCGGGTCTCTGCAAACCCCAGGGCCACCGTGGTACACCAGGGACTGAGCCAGCGCGTCACCTTGCCCGGCAGCGCGTTTGACTCGTGCAGCACGGCGGGGAGTCCCAGCGATCGGGCCGCAATGATGGCCGGAGCGGCAATGTAGCCGCCCGTGGTAAATACACCGTCAAAATGGCCCTGGTCGAGCAGGGTCCGCACCTGCACAACTGCCTGGGCAAAGCGGCCCAGGGTTTTGGCAGTGCCCAGGCCGGGCCGCCCCTGGAAGCCCGCCATGCGAACGGTGTGGAGCGGGAAATGGCTGGGGACCAGGGAGGTTTCGAGCCGATCGGGCACCCCCAACCAGTCGATGGCGTAGCCCTCCCGCACCAGGGCTTCGGCGGTGGCGATCGCCGGGAACAAATGCCCGCCAGTACCGCTGGCGGCCACCAGCAGCCGGGGAGACGCAGCGGTGGTAGCGTCCGCTGAACTCGATGCTTGGGACAAGGGAGCACCCTCGACACTGAAAACGCCTCTAACTATACCAACTCCCTGCCAGTTGATATAAGGTAGAACGGAGTATTTCTGGCGTAGGGGAAACGAGCGTGGCTAACCTTTTGGCAGGACGGCGGCGGCTGGGGCTGATGGCCATGGTGGCTCTGGGGTTGGGCGCGGGTGCGATCGCCC from Leptolyngbya sp. KIOST-1 encodes:
- the murG gene encoding undecaprenyldiphospho-muramoylpentapeptide beta-N-acetylglucosaminyltransferase, whose translation is MSQASSSADATTAASPRLLVAASGTGGHLFPAIATAEALVREGYAIDWLGVPDRLETSLVPSHFPLHTVRMAGFQGRPGLGTAKTLGRFAQAVVQVRTLLDQGHFDGVFTTGGYIAAPAIIAARSLGLPAVLHESNALPGKVTRWLSPWCTTVALGFAETRDRLPRAKTIVVGTPVREQFLTPEPPVLSDPAIPEGVPLIVVVGGSQGAVAVNKLVRSAAPAWIDAGAWIVHQTGSSDPEADSFSHPHYIHRPFFGEMAALMHRATLAIGRAGAGTLTELAISHTPSILIPYPYAAEDHQTVNARAFEQAQAAILCPQSQTTADDLQRLGLGLLENSAQLQAMAAAAGQLAVANSATRLADLIQKVVLHR